The genomic DNA TGGCTATCGGCTGCCGCGGCGAAAGATTGAGGAATCGCCGCGTCGTCGCTGCCCGCTATCTGAACCGCGCGAGAAGACCTTCCGGAACTGGCAACGCGCCGTTGACATCGGCCTCGCAAGTATCGCCGCGCCGAATGCCGCAGGGATGCAGTGACACGGCCCGCATCCCAACTCAGTCGATCACTTCATGCGATGTCCCTGCGTTGTTCGTCCTGGCCGTCTTGCCCTCCTGCTGTTCGCCCTGTCGCTGCCCGCCGGCGCGCAGGTGCTTCCATCCAGTGATCCCGCCACGGGCCGCCACTCCGGGGCCGGTGTTTTCGCGGCCATCGACGACCTGCGCAGGCAAGGCCGGCATGCTGAGGCCCTGCTGCTGATCGAGCGCCGGCTCGCGCACAGCCCGGACGACGACGCGTACCGCCTGCGCGTGCTGACGCTGGCCGATCTCGGCAGTTCGCGCCTGGCCGCGGCCGGGCTTGCGCAACGCCCCACCCTGTTCGCCGACCACGAGCGTGAGCGCATCGAGGGCAACGCGGTGGCGCGGCGCCTCGGCTGGGCCGAAGTGCTGCCGGAGAACCCGCAGGACCGGCTCGCCGAAGCCCGCGCCGCGCTGGCGGAACTGCGCACGCTGCAGCGCGAGGCGCCGCGGCAGACCCGTTGGGAATCCACACGGCTGCGGGTGGATGCACTGACCGCGCTCAACCAGTTGCACAGGCACGAGGAGGTCGCCGCCGGTTACCGCGAGCTGCTGGCCGACGACATCGAGGTGCCGGCCTACATCCTGGCCACCGTCGGCGATTCGCTGCTGGCGTTGCGGCGCCCCGACGAGGCGCTACCGGTGCTGGAGCAGGCGGTCGCCCACGACCCGGGCAACGTCAACGCGACGATCCTGCTCGGCTATGCATGGCTCGAGCTCGAACGCTTCGATCGCGCGCTGCCGGTGTTCGCCACGTTGGCCGCGTCGCAACCGGCGTGGCCGCGGCGCGATGGCGCCATTGCCGGCTACGAGAACTGGGACCGCTACAGCGCCGATGTCGCCCACGCGCTGGCCCATTCCCACGCCAACGATCACGCCGGGGCCGAAGACATGCTGCAGTCACTGGTGGCCATCGGCCCGCACAACGCATCGCTGCAGGCGGCCTTCGGCGCCGTGCAGGCGCGACGGCTGCGGCCCGCCGCGGCGCTGCAACGCTACCGGATGGCGGCCACGCTGGATCCATACGATCGCGATGCCCTCGCTGGCCAGGTCGGCAGTCTGGTCGCGCTGGAGCGCATCGACGAGGCCGCGGATGCACTGCAGGCGTTGCACGCGATCCATCCGGACGATCCGCGCAGCGCACGTATCGCCCGCGATCTCGATCGCCATCGCGGTGCGCAGCTGTCGCTGTCGTCGGCGTCAGGTCGCAGCAGCCCGCTCGGCGGACGCACGGCGCAATCGCCTTTCGGCAGCCGCGATGCCAGCCACGCACTGGAGCTGCGCTCGCCGCTGCTGGCCGGGCGCTGGCGCGTGGGCGTCGTCGGCCAGCAACGTGAGGCCGACTTCGACGACATCCGCACGCGCTATCGCGGCGCCGGCGTGGGCGGCTGGTACCGGCACGACCGCCTCGGTGCCGCGGCCACCGTCTGGCGTATCGACGACGATGACGCGCCCGGTCCCACCGCGTGGTCGTTCGCCGCAGACTGGCGCCTCGGCGATGCCTGGCGGATCGGCGGCTCCATGGCCCACCGCGATGCGGATGCCTCGCTGCAGGCGCGCCGGGCCGGCATCACCGCCGACAGCCTGCGCCTGAGCGCCGACTGGACACCGGACGACACCCTCGCCATCGGCGCGCATGCATCGCGCCTGCGTTACGACGACGGCAACACGCGCGACCGGATCGGCGTGGATGCATCCACCCGCCTGCATACGCGCCCGCACCTGCTGGTCGATGCACTGGCCTCGGTCCATGTCAGCCGCGGCTCGCACGGCGAGGACGCCGCGTACTTCAACCCGTCGCGCGACGCCTCGATACAGCTGGGCCTGCGCCTGGACCACATCACCTGGCGGCGCTACGGCAGCGCGTTCCGGCAGAGGCTGGAACTGCACGCCGGCCCGTACTGGCAGCAGAGGCATGGCAGTCAATGGATACCCGCCGTCGGTTACCGCCATGTGTGGCGACGCGAAGGCGGCACGTTCGAATATGGCGTGACCTGGTCACGCCCGGTCTACGACGGCGTGCGTGAGCAGCGCGTCGCGCTCGACGCCGGCCTGCGCTGGGGAGATGCCCGATGAGCCGCGCACTGGTGCTGATGCTGGCGCTGCTGGCGTGGGCGTGCTGGCCACATGCGGCCCGTGCCGACCTGCTGGTGCTGAGCTATCACGACATCCGCGACGATGTCGCGCCGAAGGGTGATCCCGATGCCTACGCGGTGTCGACGGCCAACTTCGCCCGGCACCTGGACTGGCTGCATGGCAATGGCTACCGCCCGGTCAGCGTGCAGGCGGTGCTGGATGCGCGCGCCGGCCGCGGCGCGCTGCCCGAACGCGCGGTGCTGCTGACCTTCGACGATGGCCTGCGCAGCGCCTACACCCACGCATTCCCGCTGCTGCGCGCATACGGTTTCCCCGCGCTGGTGGCACCGGTGACAGGCTGGATGGACCTGGCCGAGGGCGAAGCGGTGCCCTATGGCCCGCGCGACTTCACCCGCGAGGACTTCCTGACCTGGACGCAGCTGCGCGAGATGCAGGACAGCGGCCTGGTCGAGATCGGCTCGCACAGCCACGACCTGCACCGGGGGGTGACCGGCAACCCCTTTGGCAACCAGATGCCCGCTGCGGTCACCCGTCTGTGGAATGCGGACACGGGCTACGAGTCCGATGCGGACTGGCACGCGCGCATCCATGCCGACCTCGCCACCAGCAGTGCGCTGATCGAGCGCCACACCGGTCGCGCGCCACGGGTGATGGTGTGGCCCTACGCCGCCTACAACCGCGCCGCCACCGATATCGCCCACGCGCTGGGCATGACCCTGTCGTTCGATCTCGAAGGCCGTTCACAGCAGGGCGACCTTGGCCAGCAGGGCGAGCGTGAGGCCGGCCAGGACTCGCTGGACAGCCTTGCGCGGCTGCTGATGCACCGCAATCCCGATGTGCGTGACTTCGCCGGCGAGCTGCGCCGCGATCTCTCGCGCGATGGCCTGCGGGCGATCCAGGTCGACCTCGACTATGTGCACGACGAGGATCCGGTGCAGATGGCGCGCAATCTCGATGCGCTGGTGCAACGCATCCACGAGATCCGCCCGAGCCATGTGTTCCTGCAGGCGTTCGCCGATCCCGATGGCGATGGCGCGGCGGATGCCCTGTACTTTCCCAACCGGCACCTGCCGGTGCGCGCGGATCTCTTCAGCCGCGTGGCCTGGCAGTTGCGCACGCGCGCGGGCGTGCGGGTGTTCGCGTGGCTTCCAGTGCTGGGCTACGAACTCGCCGACCCAGCACTGCAGCGCGAGCTGCGGATCGCCGCGCACGACCCGGCCGAGATTCCCCGGCTCGATCCTGCCGATCCGCGCGCGCTTGCGATCGTCGAGGACATCTATGCCGATCTCGCCCGCCACGCGCATTTCGACGGCCTGCTGTTCCATGACGATGCCTATCTGCGCGACGACGAGGTGCCTCACTACGGCGACGGGGTGCCGGCCCGCCGCACCGCAGGGCTGGTCGACTTCACCCTCGCGCTGAAGGCGTCCGCCGAGCGCTGGCGGCCGAAGCTCGTCACCGTGCGCAACCTGTTCGCACGACCGGTGCTGGAGCCGGAATCCGAAGCGTGGTTCGCGCAGCGCCTGGACGCGTTCCTGGAGGCCTACGACTTCACCGCGCTGATGGCGATGCCGCAGCTCGAGAACGCGGAGGATCCCGAACGCTGGATGCAGGCCCTGGTGGCCGCGGTCGCCACCACGCCGGGTGGGCTCGAACGCGCACTGTTCGAGCTGCAGACGATCGACTGGCGCAGTCAGCGACCGATCGCGCCGGATGTGCTGCGCAGCCAGGTGCGCGCACTGCTCGCCGCGGGCGTGCGCCACCTCGGTTACTACCCGGACGACTTCATCTCCGACCATCCGCCCCTGCCCGCCGCCCGTGAAGCAATGTCGGCACGCGAATTCCCCTACGTGGAGCATTGATTGGACGTTTACGGGTTTCCGCTTGCCGCATGGCTGTTCAACTTCGCGTTCTTCTACCCGATCGTCATGGCCTTTTTCTGGATGACCGGCGGCATCTACTACTACCTGCGCCGCGAGCGTGGCACCCCACTGCCGGATGCACCGCCCCCACTGCCGGACACGCCGTTCGCTTCGATCCTGGTGCCCTGCCACAACGAGCAGGACCACATCGTGGCCACGATCACCGCGCTGTCGGCGCAGGAGTACCCGGACTTCGAAATCATCGCGGTCAATGACGGCAGCAGCGACCGCACCCCGGAGCTGCTCGATGCAATGGTCGCCGACCATCCGCGCCTGCGCGTGGTACACCTGGCCGCAAACCAGGGCAAGGCGAACGCGCTGCGCATCGGGACGCTGGCGGCGACCTCGGAGTACCTGGTGTGCATCGATGCCGATGCCGCGCTCGATCGGCACGCGGTGCGCTGGCTGGTCGGCCACCTGATCGACGGGCCACGCGTGGGGGCGGTCACCGGCAACCCTCGCATCCGCAACCGCACCACCCTGCTAGGCCGCATGCAGATCGGCGAGTTCTCCGCGATCATCGGCCTGATCAAGCGCGCGCAACGCACCTACGGTCGTCTGTTCACCATCTCCGGCGTGATCTGCGCGTTCCGGCGCACGGCACTGCACGACGTCGGCTACTGGAGCGACCGCATGGTGACCGAGGACATCGACATCTCCTGGCGGCTGCAGCTGGCCGGCTGGGACATCCGCTACGAACCCAACGCGCTGTGCTGGATCCTGATGCCCGAGACGCTGCGCGGGCTGTGGTCGCAACGGATGCGCTGGGCCAGCGGAGGCGTCGAGGTGCTGCTGCGCCACGGCCGCGACGTGCTGTCGTGGCGCCGGCGGCGGATGTGGGGCGTGCTTGCCGAATACGCGCTCAGCCTCACCTGGGCCTACGTGATGCTGACCATCATCCTGCTCTGGGTGCTCGGCCTGTTGCTGCCGTTGCCGGCCCCGTTGCAGGTCGAAACCATCCTGCCGCGCTGGCACGGGGTGGTGCTTGCCTCGGTGTGCATGCTGCAGTTCGCCACCAGCCTGGTGATCGAGCGCCGGTACGAACGCGGCCTGGCGCGGCACTTCTACTGGATCATCTGGTACCCGATGGCCTTCTGGGCGATCGGCATGGTGACCGCGGCGATCGCCTTCCCGCGCACCCTGCTCGGCCGCCGTGACCGGCGCGCGTTGTGGACCAGCCCGGATCGTGGAGCACGCGCATGACACCGCCGATCATCGACCACCGTCATCGCCGCGGGCCCGGCCGGCGTGCCGCCGGCGGTGCGATGACGGCCGCCGCATGGGCGGTGTACGCGTGGCTGTGGGCGCCGCTGGTGACGATAATCGCCTGGTATGTCGGCATCCGCACCGCGTGGCTGCAGCTGTACCTGCGCCAGGATGAGGTCGACCTGTTCGTGCTCGCCTCGCTGCCACTGATCGCGCTGGCGTGCGGTACGCTGCTGATCGGCTGGGCGGAGTACAACCGGGCCCGCTTCGCAAACGCCGACCGGCGCCGTCGCCGGACGGATGTGGATGACGACAGCGTGCGCTGCGCGCTTGGCGCCACGCCGATGCTGGCAACGAAGCTACGCGACGGGCGCATCGTCCACGTGGCGCTTGACGATGACGCGTGCCCCGTGGCCGCGCAACTGGGCAGCTGACTCCGTCGGGCTACAGCGCATCCAGCCGCGCACGCAGTTGATCCAGGCGCAGGTCCGCCGCCGCGCCGGGCGACACGCGCGCCGCGAGGCTGGCTTCCGGCGTGCGTCCCTCCCCGGCCTGCTCCACCGACGCCGCGGCGGCACGGTAGGCATCGCGGAACGGAACGCCGGCGGCGGCCTGCTCCACCGCCACGTCGGTGGCATACATGCCGGCATCCATCGCCGCGCGCATGCCGCCGGGCTTCCATTCGAGGTTGGACAGCAGCGCCGGCAGCAGCTCCAGCGCGGCCAGGCCGCGACCGAAGCCATGGAAGATCGCGCCCTTGGACGCCTGCAGGTCGCGGTGGTAGCCGGATGGCAGCGACAGCAGCTGTTCGATCTCGGTGTGCGCGGCGGCCACGCTGGCGTGGGTGGCGCGCATCAGTTCGACGACGTCGGGGTTGCGCTTGTTCGGCATGATGGAGCTGCCGGTGGTGTACTGCGCCGGCAGGGCCACGAAGCCGAATTCGGCCGCGGTGAACAGCGACAGGTCCCAGGCAAGGCGGCGCAGGTCGAGGGTGGCCGAGCCGAGAGCTTCCAGGGCGGCCAGTTCGAACTTGCCGCGCGAGAGCTGCGCGTAGATCGGGCTGACCTGCATGCGTGAGAAGCCGAGCGCGGCGGTGGTGTGCTCGCGGTCCAGCGGCAGGTTCACGCCGTAACCGGCGGCAGTGCCGAGCGGATTGGCGTCGACCAGCGCCAGCGTGTCGAGCGCACGCCGGGCGTCGTCGATGAACGCCTCCGCCCAGCCGGCCCACCACATCCCCGCCGACGACACCACCGCACGCTGCAGGTGGGTGTAGCCGGGCAGCGGCAGGTCCTTTTCGGCCTGCGCGCGGTCGAGCGCAATGCGGGCGGTCTGCTGCGAAAGCGTGGCCACGCGAGCCAGCTTCTCCTTCAGCCACAGGCGCGTGGCGACCAGGACCTGGTCGTTGCGGCTGCGGCCGGTGTGGACCTTCTTGCCGGCATCGCCGAGGCGCTCGACCAGCCGCGCCTCGATCGCCGAATGACCATCCTCGTAGCGCGCATCGAGGATGAAATCGCCACTGCCGAAGTCGGCGGCGAGCTGGTCGAGTTCCGCTTCCAGCCTCTGCAGTTCATCGGCCGAAAGGATGCCGATGCGCTGCAGGCCCTGCGCATGCGCGCGGCTGGCGGCGATATCGTGCAGGAAGAACTCGCGGTCCAGCAGCACATCGTCGCCGGCGAGGAAGGCCTGGATCTGCGCGTCGACGGCGACGCCGGGTTTCTGCCAGAGGAGGTCGGACATCGTTGGAGTTCCTGTTGCCGGAGGAGCGGCGCGTGCCGTGCCTAGAGCGGAATGCCCGTGGTCTCCGGGAGACCGAAGGCGAGGTTGAGGTTCTGCAGCGCCTGGGTGGCGGCACCCTTGAGCAGGTTGTCCAGCGTGGCGACCACCACCACGCGACGGCCGTCGTCGCTCGCGGTGAAGCCGCCGATCCGTGCGCCATGGCGCCCGGCGATGCCGCTCACCCACGGCGCGGCGTCGATGATCTCCACCAGAGGTTCGTCCGCGTACCGGTCGCGGTAACGCGCAGCGAGCGCATCCACCTCCACCGGAGCCGACAGGTGCGCATTGACGGTCAGTGTGATGCCACGGAAGTGTGCGGCGACATGCGGCATGAATTCCACCGCAGTCGCCAGCTGGCGCGTCACCTCGCGCTCGTGGATATGCCCGGCCAGCGCATACGGCATCAGGTTGTCGCGCAGCAGCTCGATGTTGTTGCGGTCCGATGGCGTGGTCCCGGCACCGGAATAACCGGACACGCCGAACGCCTGCACGGGACCGTCCAGCAGGCCCAGCAGCGGCGCGATCGCCAGCTGCATCCCGGTCGCGTAGCAGCCGGGGTTGCTGATCCGGCGCTGGCCGTCATAACGCCCGCGGGTGAGCTCGGGCAGCCCGTAATACCAGCTGTCGTCGAAGCGGTAGTCGGCCGACAGGTCGACCACCACCGTCTGCGGCGCATCGCGGTCGAGCGCGGCGACGAATGGCGCGGCCTTGCCGTTTGGCAGCGCCAGCACCACCGCATCCGCGCCCTGCCCGGGCACGGCCTCGGCATCGAAGTTGCCGTAGCGCAGCTCACCGGCGTAGCCGGCGACCTGCGCGTCCACGCGCTGGCCGTCGAGTTCGCGCGACGAGACGAAGGCAAGCTCCAGCGACGGATGGCCGTGGACCAGCCGGATCAGCTCCGCGCCGGTATGGCCGCGTGCGCCGACGATGCCGACGGTACGTACGGATTGGCTCATGTCGTACTCCCTTCGCTCAGCCGACGAGGGTCGGCGTGCGCTGCGCGCAATGGTCGACGAAATAGCGGATGTCTTCGAGATCGCCGGTGCCGTACCAGAACACCTTCCACGCATCCTGCTTGTAGCAGCCGTCGGACTGCGCGTAATAGAAGATATTGATCTGGTTGTCGTGGCGCGAGCGCCAGAACAGCTGCGGCGTCTCCTCGTGCATCACCTGCCACACCGCGCGCCCCAGGCCCTCGCCCTGCGCCTCGTCGAGCACCGCGAACTTGTCGAGATACACGTAGTCGCCCTCAGCGGTGAGGATGACCGCGGCACGGTAGTTCTCGCTGACATAGGCGCGCAGCAGACGGGTGCGCTCGAAATAGTCAGGCGCCAGCGTGCGGCCGAAGCTCGACTCGATCAGCGTGCGCAGCCGGTCGAGGTCGAAGGCGCTCCAGTCGGTCGCACGCAGCACGCGCTCGCCGCGGCGCACCAGCGTGCCCGAGCCCTTGTGGGTGAACAGCTCCTTGGCGAGATCATCCGGGCGGGTGATGGAGACCGACGAGGTCAGCGGCAGGTCGTCGAGCAGCCCCTTGATCTGCTCCAGCTTCAGCCGCATCCCGCCGCTGATCCAGTCCTGCGCCATCAGGTGTTCGTACTCGGTCGACAGGTTGATCGAGTCGATCACGCTGCCCTGCTCGTCGAGCAACCCGCCGGTGCCGGTGAGGAAGATGATCTTGTACGGCTGCAGCACCCGCACCAGCTCGTTGGCGGAGAAATCGGCGTTGACGTTGAGGATCTGCCCGCCACTGGTCTCACCGAGGCTTGCGATGACCGGGATCGACCCGGCCTGCAGGCTGGCCTCGATCGGCGCCAGGTTGACCCTGCGGATCTCGCCCACCAGGCCGTAGGTGTCGCGGTCGAGATAGTCGGCCTCGAACACGCCGCCGGTGATCGAGGTCGCGCGCGCACCGGCCTGCTGCAACGCCTCCACCAGTGCCAGGTTGGAGGCCTGGAACACCCGGCGCACGATGGCCAACGACTCCGGCGTGGTCACCCGCAGGCCGTTGACGGTGTGCTTCTCAATGCCGGCGGCCGACAGCTCCGCATCCAGCTGCGGGCCGGCGCCGTGCACGACGATCGGGCTCAGGCCCACCTGCTGCAGGAAGGTCAGCGACGAGGTCAGTGCATCGAGGTCGTCGCGCAATACCGCGCCCCCCACCTTCACCACCGCGAACCGCTTGGCGTCGAGCTGGGAGAAGCGCTTGAGGTACTGGCTGATCTCGCGCGCGCTCGCCATCGACGACAACAGGCGGACGATGGTCTGGCGGGTCTGGGTATGTGCTTGCATCGGCTCGGTTCGGGTGGGTACGGGTTTCAGCCGCGGATTACGGTGCGGACGCGGATCGAAGGGGGAAACGTGCGGCGTTGCTGTCGGGCCACCTCTCCCGCGCGGGAGGGAGGGGTGTTACGTGTGTGTCTGGCGGGCCGCGGTCCGTTGGCCGCCGGCGTTCATCGGCGTGGATCCGCGGCAGAACCGGCCGCACCACCCAGGATCCGCACGATCGATTCCGCGTAGGTCTCGAGCTCGCTCAACGACACCCACTCGTCCGCCGTGTGCGCCTGGGCGATGTCGCCGGGCCCGTAGACGATCGCGGTCATCCCCGCCTGCGAGAACAGCGAGGCCTCGGTCCAGAAGTCCACCGCATTTCCAACGGGCAGGCCGAGCGCGTCGGCGAGGTCGCGTGCTTCCAGCCGGCGCTCCTCGGCTTCGGCGACGTTGCCGGCCGGCAGCGGCGGACCGCGGAAGGTTTCCTCGTAGCGATCGAGCGCGCCGGTGGTGACGAAGCCGCCGAACGTGCTGTGCAGCACATCGATGTCCTGCGACGGCAGCGGCCTGAAGCCGAAGCGCACCTCGGCATGCGGAGCGATGACGTTGGCCTTGATGCCGCCTTCCACGCGGCCGACGTTGAAGCGCAGGCCGGTCAGGCCACCGAACCGCTGGTGCGCCTGTGCCTCGACGAAATCGAGCGCGCTCGCGCCCCAGCGCATCGCCTGGTGCAGCGCGCTGGCCTCGAGCGCATTGGCGCCGGATGCATGCCCGGCCGCACCGCGGAACTGCAGCCGCACCGAACTGATGCCGCGATGCGCGAGCACCGCTTCGCAGCGCGTCGGCTCGGCGATCACCGCTTCGGCGAAGCCGTGGTCGCGTTCCAGGAACGCGGCGATGCCGCGCGGATCGTTCGCTTCCTCGTCGCTGGTGAACAGGAATGCGGCCGCCCCGCGGGTGGCCCGCGCGGCCGCGATCAGCCCCGCAGCCGCGCCCTTGATGTCGCAGGCGCCCAGGCCGATGGCGCGGCGGCCACGCACGCGAAGGCGCAGCGGGTCGGCGCTCCAGTGCGGCGAGTCCGGCACGGTGTCCAGGTGCACGTTGAACAGTACCCGGGGCTGCCCGCGCACCGCGAACAGCGACACCGCGCCGTCACCGTGGTCGGTCACCTCGACGCGGAAATCCGCCAGCTGCGCGCGGATGTAGTCGAAGATTCCACCGGTATCGATGGCCCGCGGGGGATTGCGGGTGTCGAAGGACACCAGCCGTTCCAGGTGCGTCAGGGTGCTGTCGAGAAGATTGCTCATCGGCTTCGCATCAGGGTCGCGGTGGTCGGTTCGGGGCCGGGATGCCGGGTCGCTCAGCGATTGATCTGCGCATACAGCGTCGAGCTCATGCCGAACAGCTTGATGAAGCCTTCGGCTTCCTCGACGCCCCAGTCGGCGGACTGCGCGTAGGTCGCGTTGCGCGAATGCAGCAGGTGCGCGGAGCTGATGGCCACGGCGTCAACCCGGCCGCCACGCGTCTCGAGCGTGACCTCGCCGGTCACCGTGGCCTGCACCGAGGCCAGGAAGGCCTCGAGGTCGGTCTTGAGCGGATCGTGGAAGAAGCCCTCGTAGACCAGCTCCACCCACTTGCGCGCCACCTCGGGCTTGAAGCGGTTCTGCTGCTTGGACAGCACCGCCTCCTCGAGTGCGCGATGCGCGGTCAGCAGCGCCACCAGGCCCGGCGCTTCGTACACGATGCGGCCCTTCAGGCCGATCACGGTGTCGCCGGTATACACGCCACGGCCGACGCCGTAGGACGCGAACAGCGTGTTGAGCCTGGCCAGGAGCTGCTCGCCCGGCAGTGGCTTGCCATCCAGTTCCACCGCCTCGCCGGCGACGAACCGCAGCTTCACCGTCAGCGGTTCCACCGGCCAGGCGCTACGCGGCGCGCACCAGCCACGCGCGCCCTCGCCAGGTGCCTCCCAGCGGTCGATCTCGCCGCCCGACATGGTCACGCCCAGCAGGTTCTCGTTGATGGTGTAGGCCATCTGCCTGGCGCGCACGCCAAAGCCGCGCTCCTCGAGATACTTCTGCTCGTAGGCACGGGTCTGCGTGTGTTCCTTCTGGATCTCGCGGATCGGCGCCACGATGCGGTAGTCGCCCTGTGCCTTGATGGCGAGGTCGAAGCGCACCTGGTCGTTGCCCATGCCGGTGCAGCCGTGGGCGATGGCGTTGGTGCCGAGCTCCGCCGCGCGCTTGAGCGCCGCATCAACGATCAGGTAGCGGTCGGAAACCAGCAGCGGGTACTGGCCCTGGTAGCCCTCGCCCGCCCACACGAAGGGCTTGACGAAACCAGTCCAGATCGCCGGGCCGCCATCGACGGTGACGTGGCTGGCCACGCCCAGCTCCTGCGCGCGCTTCTCGATGAAGGCGCGCTCGTCGGCGTCCACGCCGCCGGTGTCGGCGAACACCGTGTGCACCGACCAGCCGCGCTCCTGCAGGTACGGCACGCAGAAACTGGTATCGAGGCCACCCGAGAAGGCGAGCACGATGTCGCGGCTCTGCGCCGGCGAAGTGCGGACCGGGGAACCGTCGGAAGAAGGCGCGGGATGCTGCGACATGGGAGATCTCTGGAGGAAAAAGAAGGGGAGAAAAATGAAAAGAAGGGCCGCTCAGGCAGCGCGGGTGGCGGCGGTCACTGGCGCGCGAGTGCCGCCATCACCGCCTTCTGCACGTGCAGGCGGTTCTCGGCCTCGTCGATGGCGATGCAGTTGGGCGAGTCCATCACCGCATCGGTGGCCTTGACGTTGCGACGCAGCGGCAGGCAGTGCGAGAACACGCCATTGTTGGTCAGCGCCATCTTGCGCTCGTCGACCATGAAGTGCCTGTACTGGTCGCGGATGGGCTTTTCGGGGCCCCAGTTGCCGAAGTACGGCAGCGCGCCCCAGCTCTTGGCGTAGACCACGTCGGCGCCGGCATAGGCGGCATCGACGTCATGGCTGACCGCCAGCGAGCCGCCGCTCGCGGCGACATTGGCCTCGGCCCAGTCCATGTAGCGCTCGTCGAGGATGTATTCCGGCGTCGGGCACAGCAGGGTCACGTCCATGCCGAGCCGGGTGGCGATGGTGAGCGCCGAGTTGGCCACCGCGGTGTTGAGCGGCTTCGGGTGGTAGGTCCAGGTCAGCACGTACTTTTTCCCGCGCAGGTCGCTGGTGCCGAAGTGCTCCTGCAGCGCCAGCGCGTGCGCGAGCTCCTGGCACGGATGG from Luteimonas sp. YGD11-2 includes the following:
- the pgaC gene encoding poly-beta-1,6-N-acetyl-D-glucosamine synthase — its product is MDVYGFPLAAWLFNFAFFYPIVMAFFWMTGGIYYYLRRERGTPLPDAPPPLPDTPFASILVPCHNEQDHIVATITALSAQEYPDFEIIAVNDGSSDRTPELLDAMVADHPRLRVVHLAANQGKANALRIGTLAATSEYLVCIDADAALDRHAVRWLVGHLIDGPRVGAVTGNPRIRNRTTLLGRMQIGEFSAIIGLIKRAQRTYGRLFTISGVICAFRRTALHDVGYWSDRMVTEDIDISWRLQLAGWDIRYEPNALCWILMPETLRGLWSQRMRWASGGVEVLLRHGRDVLSWRRRRMWGVLAEYALSLTWAYVMLTIILLWVLGLLLPLPAPLQVETILPRWHGVVLASVCMLQFATSLVIERRYERGLARHFYWIIWYPMAFWAIGMVTAAIAFPRTLLGRRDRRALWTSPDRGARA
- the argC gene encoding N-acetyl-gamma-glutamyl-phosphate reductase; the encoded protein is MSQSVRTVGIVGARGHTGAELIRLVHGHPSLELAFVSSRELDGQRVDAQVAGYAGELRYGNFDAEAVPGQGADAVVLALPNGKAAPFVAALDRDAPQTVVVDLSADYRFDDSWYYGLPELTRGRYDGQRRISNPGCYATGMQLAIAPLLGLLDGPVQAFGVSGYSGAGTTPSDRNNIELLRDNLMPYALAGHIHEREVTRQLATAVEFMPHVAAHFRGITLTVNAHLSAPVEVDALAARYRDRYADEPLVEIIDAAPWVSGIAGRHGARIGGFTASDDGRRVVVVATLDNLLKGAATQALQNLNLAFGLPETTGIPL
- the argH gene encoding argininosuccinate lyase → MSDLLWQKPGVAVDAQIQAFLAGDDVLLDREFFLHDIAASRAHAQGLQRIGILSADELQRLEAELDQLAADFGSGDFILDARYEDGHSAIEARLVERLGDAGKKVHTGRSRNDQVLVATRLWLKEKLARVATLSQQTARIALDRAQAEKDLPLPGYTHLQRAVVSSAGMWWAGWAEAFIDDARRALDTLALVDANPLGTAAGYGVNLPLDREHTTAALGFSRMQVSPIYAQLSRGKFELAALEALGSATLDLRRLAWDLSLFTAAEFGFVALPAQYTTGSSIMPNKRNPDVVELMRATHASVAAAHTEIEQLLSLPSGYHRDLQASKGAIFHGFGRGLAALELLPALLSNLEWKPGGMRAAMDAGMYATDVAVEQAAAGVPFRDAYRAAAASVEQAGEGRTPEASLAARVSPGAAADLRLDQLRARLDAL
- the pgaD gene encoding poly-beta-1,6-N-acetyl-D-glucosamine biosynthesis protein PgaD, whose translation is MTPPIIDHRHRRGPGRRAAGGAMTAAAWAVYAWLWAPLVTIIAWYVGIRTAWLQLYLRQDEVDLFVLASLPLIALACGTLLIGWAEYNRARFANADRRRRRTDVDDDSVRCALGATPMLATKLRDGRIVHVALDDDACPVAAQLGS
- the pgaA gene encoding poly-beta-1,6 N-acetyl-D-glucosamine export porin PgaA codes for the protein MRCPCVVRPGRLALLLFALSLPAGAQVLPSSDPATGRHSGAGVFAAIDDLRRQGRHAEALLLIERRLAHSPDDDAYRLRVLTLADLGSSRLAAAGLAQRPTLFADHERERIEGNAVARRLGWAEVLPENPQDRLAEARAALAELRTLQREAPRQTRWESTRLRVDALTALNQLHRHEEVAAGYRELLADDIEVPAYILATVGDSLLALRRPDEALPVLEQAVAHDPGNVNATILLGYAWLELERFDRALPVFATLAASQPAWPRRDGAIAGYENWDRYSADVAHALAHSHANDHAGAEDMLQSLVAIGPHNASLQAAFGAVQARRLRPAAALQRYRMAATLDPYDRDALAGQVGSLVALERIDEAADALQALHAIHPDDPRSARIARDLDRHRGAQLSLSSASGRSSPLGGRTAQSPFGSRDASHALELRSPLLAGRWRVGVVGQQREADFDDIRTRYRGAGVGGWYRHDRLGAAATVWRIDDDDAPGPTAWSFAADWRLGDAWRIGGSMAHRDADASLQARRAGITADSLRLSADWTPDDTLAIGAHASRLRYDDGNTRDRIGVDASTRLHTRPHLLVDALASVHVSRGSHGEDAAYFNPSRDASIQLGLRLDHITWRRYGSAFRQRLELHAGPYWQQRHGSQWIPAVGYRHVWRREGGTFEYGVTWSRPVYDGVREQRVALDAGLRWGDAR
- the pgaB gene encoding poly-beta-1,6-N-acetyl-D-glucosamine N-deacetylase PgaB produces the protein MSRALVLMLALLAWACWPHAARADLLVLSYHDIRDDVAPKGDPDAYAVSTANFARHLDWLHGNGYRPVSVQAVLDARAGRGALPERAVLLTFDDGLRSAYTHAFPLLRAYGFPALVAPVTGWMDLAEGEAVPYGPRDFTREDFLTWTQLREMQDSGLVEIGSHSHDLHRGVTGNPFGNQMPAAVTRLWNADTGYESDADWHARIHADLATSSALIERHTGRAPRVMVWPYAAYNRAATDIAHALGMTLSFDLEGRSQQGDLGQQGEREAGQDSLDSLARLLMHRNPDVRDFAGELRRDLSRDGLRAIQVDLDYVHDEDPVQMARNLDALVQRIHEIRPSHVFLQAFADPDGDGAADALYFPNRHLPVRADLFSRVAWQLRTRAGVRVFAWLPVLGYELADPALQRELRIAAHDPAEIPRLDPADPRALAIVEDIYADLARHAHFDGLLFHDDAYLRDDEVPHYGDGVPARRTAGLVDFTLALKASAERWRPKLVTVRNLFARPVLEPESEAWFAQRLDAFLEAYDFTALMAMPQLENAEDPERWMQALVAAVATTPGGLERALFELQTIDWRSQRPIAPDVLRSQVRALLAAGVRHLGYYPDDFISDHPPLPAAREAMSAREFPYVEH